The segment CCGGCTCTTTTTCATGGCGCTGACCACGTTGGCCTCGCCGATGGCGGTGCGGATGACTTTGATCCCGAATTTTTCCGAGACATCCTCCACCATCCGGCTGGTGGAAAGGTTGGTCACCACCGGGCCTTTTTTGTTCTGGAGCATGAACATCACCGCCAGGGCCAGGGAATATTCCTCGCCCAGGGCTTTTCCCTGGCCGGAGACTATGGACAGCCGGTCCACGTCGGCATCGGTGGCAAAGCCGATGTCGGCTTTGTGTTTTTTGACCGCGGCTTCCAGCGCTTTGAGGTTCTTGGCCTGGGGCTCGATGGGCCTGGGGAAGTCGCCGTTGGTCTCGGGATAAAGCGAGATCACCTGACAGCCCAGCTTCTTCAGCAGCAATTCAAAGATCGGGCCCCCGGCCCCGTGGCAGGTGTCGGTGACCACCTTGTATCTTTGTTTCCTGATCAAGGGCAGGTTCAGGAACGGAAGATCAAGTATTCTTTGGACATGGTCCTCGATGGCCGTCTGGTAACGGAATGAGAAACCCAGATCATCGAAGCCCAGGTATCTCTGCTGCTTGTCCTGAAAAAGCGAGATCACCTTCCGGCCCTGCTGTTGGCTCAGGAAGATGCCCTCGCCGGAGACGAACTTCAGGGCGTTCCACTGGGGCGGGTTGTGGCTGGCGGTGATGGCAATGCCGCCCCTGGCCCCCAGCTCCCGGACCATCAGCTGGACGGTGGGGGTGGGAACTATCCCGATCTTGATCACATCGCAGCCGACGGACTGCAAAGCCGCCTCCACCGCCGATTCCAGCATCGGCCCGGAATGGCGGGAGTCTCGTCCCACTACGATCCGCCCCTGTCCGCAGAAGGTGCCGAAGGCCGCGGCGAAGCCGGAGACATTCTCCGGGGTCAGGCTTTGGCCCACTATTCCCCGGATCCCGGCCACGCTGATCATCAGTTTGTCATGAGAGGTCAAAATATACCGCCTGTCGTTTTATGTTTTTTTCATCACCAGGTAAGCCAGGGGAAACCTGCCGTCGATCTTTTCATCCTTGATGATCGTGAAACCGTTGTTTTGTAAAAAGACCTTAAGCCCGTCCACGCTCCATTTATTGACGACCCTGAAACCGCTCAAGGCCCCCGCCACGCTGGCGATGATCCGGCTCTTCATATTTTCCCCCACGCAAAAGGTCGGGGCGATGAAGATCCCGCCGGGCTTCAATATCCTCCCGACCTCATTTACCGGCTTCTCCGGTTCATACAGCAGGTGCAGCAGGTTGGATGCGATCACTATGTCAAAAGAACCGTCGGGGATCATCAGGCGGTAACAATCCTGGACCTGAAAGTCAATGTTCCCTATGCCCAGATCCTTTTGCTTTTGTTTGGCAATGCGGATCATCTCGGGCGATATATCCGAGGCGGTTATGGATGAGACTTTAGTGCAAAGGGCAAAAGACAGTATCCCGGTCCCGGTGCCGATCTCCAGCACAGTCTGGTCTTTTTTCAACTCGGCGCTGATCTTATCAAGAATGATGCCGTATGTCTTGCTGACCGTGTTCTTTATGAATGAGTCGTAGGTTCCGGCGAACTTATCCCAGAACTTGGTCTCTTTGATCTGTCTGCTGTTCATGCTGTCAATGAGGTCAGGTTGGTGATTGTGTTGTGGAGCCGCTGACCCCGCCAGGGCGGGGCGAGGTAAAAGCCAAGCATGGAGCCGCTGACCGGAATCG is part of the bacterium genome and harbors:
- the glmM gene encoding phosphoglucosamine mutase; amino-acid sequence: MTSHDKLMISVAGIRGIVGQSLTPENVSGFAAAFGTFCGQGRIVVGRDSRHSGPMLESAVEAALQSVGCDVIKIGIVPTPTVQLMVRELGARGGIAITASHNPPQWNALKFVSGEGIFLSQQQGRKVISLFQDKQQRYLGFDDLGFSFRYQTAIEDHVQRILDLPFLNLPLIRKQRYKVVTDTCHGAGGPIFELLLKKLGCQVISLYPETNGDFPRPIEPQAKNLKALEAAVKKHKADIGFATDADVDRLSIVSGQGKALGEEYSLALAVMFMLQNKKGPVVTNLSTSRMVEDVSEKFGIKVIRTAIGEANVVSAMKKSRAVIGGEGNGGIIIPALNYGRDATAGMALILQLMAQSGQSISQLAGELPVYAMIKETLEVKEPAKLLALVKKKYTGQKMDASDGVKVLFQDSWVHVRSSGTEPIVRVIAEAQTAAKAGALIMDVKRLTGTG
- a CDS encoding class I SAM-dependent methyltransferase; the encoded protein is MNSRQIKETKFWDKFAGTYDSFIKNTVSKTYGIILDKISAELKKDQTVLEIGTGTGILSFALCTKVSSITASDISPEMIRIAKQKQKDLGIGNIDFQVQDCYRLMIPDGSFDIVIASNLLHLLYEPEKPVNEVGRILKPGGIFIAPTFCVGENMKSRIIASVAGALSGFRVVNKWSVDGLKVFLQNNGFTIIKDEKIDGRFPLAYLVMKKT